The Candidatus Tanganyikabacteria bacterium genomic sequence ATTTCCCCCGACCTGGTCCTGCTCCTGGGCGACATCCAGTACCCCGACGGCGCCCAGCGCCGCTACTGGGTCTACGACTCGACATGGGGAGCGTTCAAGGGCATCACGCGGCCGGCCATCGGCGGCCACGACTACGGCTCGGCGGATCCCGGCTACTTCACCTACTTCGGCGCCGCCGCCGGCGATCCCGCGAAGGGCTACTACAGCTACGACGTGGGCGCCTGGCACTTCGTGGCCCTCAACTCGGTCTGCGACCAGGTCGGCGGCTGCTGGTACGACTCGCCGCAGGGCAAGTGGCTCGAAGCCGACCTCCAGCAGGCGGCCGGCAAGAACATCCTGGCGTACTGGCACGACTCCCTGTTCTCGTCGGGGACCCACGGCGGGGACACGTACTACCGCGCCTTCTGGGACATCCTCCACCGCCACGGCGCCAAGATCGTCGTGAGCGCCCACGATCACGTCTACGAGCGCTTCGCCCCCCAGAACTCGGCCGGCGTGGCAGACCCGACCGGCCCGCGGCAGTTCACGGCCGGGCTGGGCGGGTACCTCCTCTACTCCTTCAGGACCATCAAGCCCAACAGCGAAGCCCGCTTCGCCGACGGTTTCGGCATCCTGAAGCTGGTGCTCCACCCGGACGCCTACGAGTGGACCTTCATCCCGGAGGCCGGCTACGACTTCTCGGACAGCGGGCGCGTGTACTTCGGGTCGGGATCGCCGGCGCCCAGCCCGGAAGCGAGCGATTCGCCGACGCCGGTGCCGACGACCGCCCCGACGGCCGCCCCGACGGCCGCCCCGACCGCCAGCCCGGCACCCGTGCCGACAGCCAGCCCGGTGCCGACGCCCTCTCCCACTCCCAAGCGCCGGGGGCCGCGAATTCGCTGGCCCGAGCGCGGCATCTAGCCGGCGCCTGAAACCTCCGGCTCGCCAGACCCACGAGCCGTTGCCACCCACGTATCCCGAGCCAGTAGCGACAGTCTCATAC encodes the following:
- a CDS encoding metallophosphoesterase; this translates as MARRARRLTAAVSLAFLAGAACAKFQEGRGGKRGISALDGSPEPIVVAAAGDISCDPDDTWYYNGGNGRPNACRQKATSEIVKAISPDLVLLLGDIQYPDGAQRRYWVYDSTWGAFKGITRPAIGGHDYGSADPGYFTYFGAAAGDPAKGYYSYDVGAWHFVALNSVCDQVGGCWYDSPQGKWLEADLQQAAGKNILAYWHDSLFSSGTHGGDTYYRAFWDILHRHGAKIVVSAHDHVYERFAPQNSAGVADPTGPRQFTAGLGGYLLYSFRTIKPNSEARFADGFGILKLVLHPDAYEWTFIPEAGYDFSDSGRVYFGSGSPAPSPEASDSPTPVPTTAPTAAPTAAPTASPAPVPTASPVPTPSPTPKRRGPRIRWPERGI